Proteins from one Dama dama isolate Ldn47 chromosome 12, ASM3311817v1, whole genome shotgun sequence genomic window:
- the LOC133067336 gene encoding olfactory receptor 4E2, whose product MDALNQTRVTQFVFLGLTDNWVLEILFFMAFSVMYVLTLLGNILIMVTIVFTPRLHIPMYFFLSNLSFIDICHSSVTVPKMLEGLLLERKTISFDNCIAQLFFLHLFACAEIFLLTVMAYDRYVAICTPLHYANVMDMRVCVQLVFGLWLGGTVHSLVQTFLTIRLPYCGPNVIDSYFCDVPPVIKLACTDTYLTGMLIVSNSGTISLFCFLALVTSYTVILVSLRKQSAEGRRKALSTCSAHFMVVAFFFGPCIFLYTHPDTNFSSDKVVSVFYTMVTPVLNPLIYTLRNEEVKSAMKHLRQRQVFSMKSCT is encoded by the coding sequence ATGGATGCTCTAAACCAAACAAGAGTGACTCAATTTGTCTTCTTGGGACTCACTGATAACTGGGTACTGGAGATATTATTTTTCATGGCATTCTCAGTCATGTATGTGCTAACCCTTTTGGGGAACATTCTGATCATGGTTACCATAGTCTTTACTCCACGTCTTCATATccccatgtatttcttcctgagcaatctgtcctttattgacatCTGCCACTCATCTGTCACTGTGCCCAAGATGCTGGAGGGTTTGCTTTTGGAAAGGAAGACCATTTCCTTTGACAACTGCATTGCACAGCTCTTCTTCCTACATCTGTTTGCCTGTGCTGAGATCTTTCTGCTGACCGTTATGGCCTATGATCGTTATGTAGCCATCTGTACGCCATTACACTACgccaatgtgatggacatgagggTCTGCGTACAGCTTGTCTTTGGTCTCTGGTTGGGGGGTACCGTTCACTCACTGGTGCAGACCTTCTTAACCATTCGCCTACCTTACTGTGGCCCCAATGTAATTGATAGCTACTTCTGTGATGTTCCTCCTGTCATCAAGCTGGCCTGCACAGATACATATCTCACAGGAATGCTGATTGTGTCCAATAGTGGAACCATctccctcttctgttttctggctTTGGTCACCTCCTACACGGTCATCTTGGTTTCTCTTAGAAAACAGTCAGCTGAAGGGCGCAGGAAAGCCCTGTCTACCTGCTCAGCCCACTTCATGGTGGTGGCCTTCTTCTTTGGGCCATGTATCTTCCTCTACACTCACCCAGACACCAACTTCTCCAGTGACAAGGTGGTGTCTGTCTTCTACACGATGGTCACCCCTGTGCTGAATCCCCTCATTTACACCTTGAGGAATGAGGAAGTAAAAAGTGCCATGAAGCATCTCAGACAGAGGCAAGTTTTTTCCATGAAATCATGTACATGA